In one Pelagibaculum spongiae genomic region, the following are encoded:
- a CDS encoding DUF58 domain-containing protein, which translates to MIPSNTLYVWLGILLLIGLGQAHFGLDPIFWWASLASGIVLALIDAAMGYRRPAIIADRDLPQSLALGIWSKVGLELRNPAKKTERLVLFDHFPASCHSDDFPIEINLPPKHRFQQGYSLKPNQRGDAGFGSLQIRRMSPLRFWWLNEYAAHPETVRVYPDFSSVSHLAKLAGNFTQQRLGVHQRRRRGEGVDFRQLREYRRGDSLRQLDWKATSRHRKLISREYQEERDQNVILLLDCGRRMRTLHKSPIMGKNGSETSVLSHFDHALNSLLLLADVALRQGDAVGMQAYAGHNRWLAPEKGRQHLNTLLNQVYDLDATTQSPDIDQAVESLLQRQNKRSLVVVLSCLRGEDGDSTINALNQLARKHVVLLANLREAALETPKTAPATLESAAGWAAAEQISLERENLSRQLSGYNLVCMDTSPSELAGALVNGYLDLKRSGRI; encoded by the coding sequence ATGATTCCTTCGAACACATTGTATGTTTGGCTCGGCATATTATTGCTAATTGGCCTTGGTCAGGCACACTTTGGGCTGGACCCCATTTTTTGGTGGGCATCGCTTGCCAGTGGAATTGTCTTGGCATTAATTGATGCTGCAATGGGATATCGTCGCCCGGCGATTATTGCTGACCGAGATCTGCCGCAATCATTGGCATTGGGCATTTGGTCAAAGGTCGGTTTGGAGTTACGGAACCCAGCCAAAAAAACCGAAAGATTAGTGCTGTTTGATCACTTTCCAGCCAGTTGCCACAGTGATGATTTTCCAATTGAAATTAATCTGCCGCCAAAACATCGCTTTCAGCAAGGCTATTCTTTAAAGCCAAACCAGCGAGGAGATGCTGGTTTTGGATCGTTACAGATTCGCCGGATGTCACCTTTACGTTTCTGGTGGCTAAACGAATATGCAGCACACCCGGAAACGGTTCGGGTTTACCCTGATTTTTCTTCAGTGAGTCATCTAGCAAAGCTAGCGGGTAACTTTACCCAACAGCGGCTAGGAGTTCACCAGCGCCGTAGGCGGGGCGAGGGAGTTGATTTTCGACAGCTCAGAGAATACCGTCGCGGTGATAGTTTGCGACAGCTCGACTGGAAGGCAACCTCACGTCATCGCAAATTAATTTCTCGTGAATACCAAGAAGAAAGAGATCAAAACGTTATTTTGCTATTGGACTGTGGTCGGCGGATGCGCACTTTGCATAAGTCTCCCATCATGGGAAAAAATGGTTCAGAAACTTCTGTTTTAAGCCATTTTGATCATGCCCTAAACAGTTTATTGCTGCTGGCTGATGTCGCATTACGTCAAGGAGACGCGGTAGGGATGCAGGCTTACGCCGGGCACAACCGTTGGTTGGCACCTGAAAAAGGTCGTCAGCATTTGAATACCTTGTTAAATCAAGTCTACGACCTAGATGCGACCACGCAATCTCCTGATATAGACCAGGCGGTTGAGTCGCTACTGCAACGGCAAAATAAACGTTCATTGGTGGTGGTATTAAGTTGCTTGCGCGGTGAGGATGGTGATAGCACGATTAATGCGCTAAATCAGTTAGCCAGAAAACACGTGGTGCTGCTGGCTAATCTGCGAGAAGCGGCTTTAGAAACACCGAAAACTGCACCAGCTACTTTAGAAAGTGCTGCTGGTTGGGCCGCAGCTGAACAGATTAGTCTTGAGCGTGAAAATCTCAGTCGGCAGCTATCAGGATACAACTTAGTTTGTATGGACACGTCGCCATCAGAGCTGGCTGGCGCGCTGGTGAATGGGTATTTGGATTTAAAACGCAGCGGGCGTATATAA
- a CDS encoding lipoprotein N-acyltransferase Lnb domain-containing protein: MVSRIMGSLLASLFFILILASSAQANFDFSESELDKVSNSPQWKALLHLRNNQLQIHDSKFILSSNVFSPLNELKKTIHLLKSQPEYRCRFTGRDYFLNQTFPNRWPINKELCPSYVEFKNKAPADDISIIFASENLTQPSSIMGHTMMSLEGINEQGFQVDHAISFFTDIDTKDFTKFLWGSLVSGKKGYFTNQPFSEVQKHYSIYEQRNLWKFYLNFSTEQKILIHRHLWELKQSKIDYLFDRHNCATIIQDILAVAYPEIDNGDLWVSPIDVAKSADRNGLIKHKKLYPSSKWKVRFLEEFTTNTNQNKVLKWLDNPDNSLSMSTIGQDYVTKELARSVNRFQFESEQISIDKWKYRNNNLNFSDNDDEKLIDISRYRSPLEVPDDVQLGFGWRKDAEGHWLTARWLPASHRISDNNRQYFSENELKILEFELSINPAKEKLRLDQLQIYSVKALNPYSRFSGGISGQFSFGFQQIYTDDLTSSLGFDLNGGVGLARKFGRDIGSYFMLSAGTNLQFDEQNLYIEPEIGFFVYEVFDMKTNFSFKRKYQSGERVYNSINVNQSIWRGDNSKSIAFTYDKKFNSTIGNEIFSIELTTFF; the protein is encoded by the coding sequence ATGGTTTCTCGTATCATGGGAAGCCTTTTGGCTTCCCTTTTTTTCATTCTAATATTAGCTTCTTCTGCGCAAGCAAATTTTGATTTTTCAGAGAGCGAACTAGACAAAGTTTCTAATAGTCCTCAATGGAAAGCGTTGTTGCATCTTAGGAATAACCAGCTCCAAATTCACGACTCTAAATTTATATTATCATCAAATGTATTTTCTCCCTTAAACGAGCTCAAAAAAACTATACATTTGCTTAAAAGTCAGCCTGAATATAGATGTAGGTTTACTGGAAGAGATTATTTTTTAAACCAGACATTTCCTAATAGATGGCCGATAAATAAAGAGCTTTGCCCTAGCTATGTTGAATTTAAAAATAAGGCTCCTGCTGATGACATTAGTATCATTTTTGCTTCAGAAAATTTGACCCAGCCTAGCAGTATAATGGGACATACCATGATGTCATTAGAGGGCATTAATGAACAAGGGTTTCAGGTCGACCATGCTATTTCTTTTTTCACAGATATTGATACAAAAGATTTTACAAAATTTTTATGGGGTTCTTTAGTTTCAGGAAAAAAAGGCTATTTTACTAACCAACCTTTTTCTGAAGTTCAAAAGCACTACTCAATCTACGAACAGAGAAACTTATGGAAATTTTATTTAAATTTTTCTACAGAACAAAAAATCCTTATCCATAGACATTTATGGGAATTAAAACAATCTAAAATAGATTACTTATTTGATCGGCATAATTGTGCAACAATTATTCAAGATATCTTAGCGGTAGCTTATCCTGAAATTGACAATGGCGACTTATGGGTTAGTCCGATTGATGTAGCAAAATCCGCTGATAGAAATGGGTTAATAAAACATAAAAAACTATATCCATCAAGTAAATGGAAAGTTCGTTTTTTAGAAGAATTCACGACGAATACGAATCAGAATAAAGTTTTAAAATGGTTAGATAATCCAGATAATTCTCTGTCAATGTCAACGATTGGACAAGATTACGTTACAAAAGAATTAGCCAGATCAGTAAATCGTTTCCAGTTTGAAAGCGAACAAATTTCTATTGATAAATGGAAATATAGAAATAATAATTTAAATTTTTCAGATAATGATGACGAAAAATTGATTGATATCTCACGGTATCGCTCTCCTCTAGAAGTCCCTGACGATGTTCAGCTTGGTTTCGGTTGGAGAAAAGATGCTGAGGGCCATTGGTTAACTGCAAGATGGCTTCCTGCATCACATAGAATCTCAGATAATAATCGCCAATATTTTAGTGAAAATGAACTGAAAATTCTTGAATTTGAATTATCTATAAATCCTGCTAAAGAAAAACTAAGACTTGATCAGCTACAGATCTATTCTGTAAAAGCATTGAATCCTTATAGCCGGTTTTCTGGAGGGATTTCTGGTCAGTTTTCCTTTGGTTTCCAACAAATATATACAGACGATCTGACGAGTTCTCTGGGATTCGATCTTAATGGTGGCGTTGGATTAGCTAGAAAATTTGGCAGAGATATTGGTAGCTACTTTATGTTATCAGCGGGTACAAACCTTCAGTTTGATGAGCAAAATTTATATATCGAACCTGAAATTGGTTTTTTTGTTTATGAGGTTTTCGATATGAAAACTAATTTTTCATTTAAACGGAAATATCAGTCTGGTGAACGAGTCTATAACTCAATTAATGTGAATCAATCTATTTGGCGTGGCGATAATTCAAAATCAATAGCATTTACATACGATAAAAAATTCAATAGCACAATTGGCAATGAGATTTTTTCTATTGAGCTAACTACGTTTTTTTGA
- a CDS encoding SPOR domain-containing protein, giving the protein MPRDFAKTPASKRKKPAASRGKSDPGGSGRLSSRKPAARKTSTRTASNRTTSNRRKNSQTNGFSKKILLIGCILILLGSFGAVLMWLGENTDTAPAQANNNTSSKQTASAKKSPVKTSPAKKEPAKPAADKKEPPAKTIKAEPKEPEFEFYTELPKMEVEVPQPKVAPRASYEYTLQIASFKQRNDADAMIAKLALLGKEAWISESSNKGNLWYRVRLGPWQSKRQVDKIRHQLQRKKINNTIVLRAKKDG; this is encoded by the coding sequence ATGCCACGGGATTTTGCTAAAACACCTGCGAGTAAACGCAAAAAACCAGCAGCCAGCCGAGGGAAATCTGATCCCGGTGGTTCAGGTCGCCTCTCTTCAAGAAAGCCAGCAGCCCGAAAAACATCAACTCGTACTGCCTCTAATCGCACAACATCAAATAGAAGAAAAAACAGCCAAACGAATGGTTTTAGTAAAAAAATATTGCTAATTGGTTGTATTTTAATTCTTTTAGGCAGCTTTGGTGCCGTTTTAATGTGGCTAGGTGAAAACACCGACACTGCACCTGCTCAGGCAAATAACAACACATCATCTAAGCAAACTGCATCTGCTAAAAAGTCCCCAGTAAAAACATCGCCTGCTAAAAAAGAACCTGCCAAGCCAGCAGCGGATAAAAAAGAACCACCAGCCAAGACAATCAAAGCTGAACCTAAAGAACCTGAGTTTGAGTTTTATACCGAGCTGCCAAAAATGGAAGTGGAAGTTCCCCAACCTAAAGTAGCCCCACGCGCCAGCTATGAATACACCCTGCAAATTGCATCTTTCAAGCAGCGCAATGACGCAGATGCAATGATTGCCAAGCTAGCTTTACTAGGCAAAGAAGCCTGGATCAGCGAATCAAGCAACAAGGGTAATTTATGGTACCGGGTACGGCTTGGCCCATGGCAGAGCAAACGCCAAGTCGATAAAATTCGCCACCAGTTGCAACGAAAAAAAATTAATAACACCATTGTACTGCGTGCTAAAAAAGATGGTTGA
- a CDS encoding primosomal protein N', translated as MLKHQLIRVLLPGPLRQHFDYLLDTQLDPVLNGDPLLSASQASIDDSAATPHQVKLIGLRVLAPFGRGKRTGIITALPDSTDCPPEKLKFAQLIDSQPAMTDSLQRLCLWAANYYHHPAGDVLFHALPILLRKGQPNQLPQTIHWQLTERGKKVSLNVVKRAKKQLEVMQQLHNLMQQEQPDSPVSQTIDEQLLRPAGQSRQPLLALEEKGWIESIERPAALDLPEEAPSSALTLSEEQQFAVDSINAKTQSEDKDKGHFAAFLLEGVTGSGKTEVYLQAIETVVAQGKQALVLVPEIGLTPQTLQRFRARFRQPVVVLHSGLTDTARLRAWQAASNGEAAVIIGTRSAIFTPMQSPGLIIVDEEHDNSYKQMEGFRYHARDLAVVRARMEKVPVVLGSATPALESLHNANTDRYQLLKLTHRASDAKEPTKILLDIRSCHLNAGLSPTMRDKIRRTLESNQQVLLFLNRRGFSPVLMCHDCGWLAQCPSCDAKMALHQNPHRLHCHHCDNQRRLPETCPDCKSENMVPVGLGTERLEQELAQTFDDWPVLRVDRDSTRKKGSLDKILQQINAGEPMILLGTQMLAKGHHFPKVTLVGILDVDGAFFSGDFRAGEKLAQLVTQVAGRAGRGELAGEVCLQSRQPEHPQLQGLLKQGYNSWAQQELELREQALLPPFSHMAMLRAEAINADSAKKILQPMADCLKQISSGSLMQMGPLAAPMEKRANRYRQQLLIQADDRRSLHQAMAILLNQPWLQPANSRYRWSIDIDPQDLY; from the coding sequence ATGCTGAAACACCAACTGATTCGCGTCCTTCTGCCTGGGCCGCTTCGGCAACACTTCGACTATCTATTAGACACTCAATTAGATCCGGTACTTAACGGAGACCCGCTGCTATCTGCTAGTCAGGCCAGTATTGATGATTCAGCGGCAACTCCCCATCAAGTTAAATTGATAGGTCTTCGAGTATTGGCTCCTTTTGGCCGAGGCAAGCGCACCGGCATTATCACTGCCCTGCCCGATTCCACTGACTGCCCGCCAGAAAAACTCAAATTTGCTCAATTGATCGACAGTCAGCCAGCCATGACTGATTCATTGCAGCGATTATGCTTATGGGCCGCTAATTATTATCACCACCCAGCAGGTGATGTGCTGTTTCATGCTTTACCGATTCTGTTACGTAAAGGTCAACCCAATCAGTTACCACAAACCATCCACTGGCAACTGACTGAGCGTGGCAAAAAAGTCTCATTGAATGTGGTAAAACGCGCCAAAAAACAGCTGGAAGTCATGCAGCAGCTGCACAACCTCATGCAGCAAGAGCAACCCGACTCGCCAGTCAGCCAAACCATCGACGAACAACTGCTTCGGCCAGCAGGTCAGTCTCGTCAGCCATTACTAGCTCTAGAAGAAAAAGGCTGGATTGAATCGATCGAAAGACCCGCTGCATTAGATCTTCCCGAGGAAGCGCCATCAAGCGCACTCACGCTCAGTGAAGAGCAGCAATTCGCCGTCGACAGCATTAACGCTAAAACCCAATCAGAAGATAAAGATAAAGGTCACTTCGCCGCTTTTTTACTTGAAGGTGTTACTGGCAGCGGTAAAACAGAAGTGTATCTGCAAGCAATCGAAACCGTGGTTGCTCAAGGCAAGCAAGCTTTAGTGCTGGTGCCAGAAATTGGCTTAACACCGCAAACCTTGCAACGTTTCCGCGCCCGATTTCGTCAGCCGGTGGTTGTTTTACATTCCGGGTTAACCGACACCGCTCGACTTCGAGCCTGGCAAGCCGCCAGCAATGGCGAAGCGGCAGTAATCATCGGCACCCGTTCGGCGATTTTCACGCCGATGCAGTCACCGGGGCTGATTATTGTCGATGAAGAACACGACAATTCTTACAAGCAGATGGAAGGCTTTCGCTATCACGCCCGAGACCTAGCAGTCGTTCGAGCTCGAATGGAAAAAGTGCCCGTAGTATTAGGTAGTGCAACGCCAGCATTAGAGAGCTTGCACAACGCCAATACCGATCGCTATCAGCTGCTCAAGCTGACCCATCGCGCCAGTGACGCCAAAGAACCGACCAAGATTTTGCTCGACATTCGCAGCTGTCATTTGAACGCAGGTTTAAGCCCAACCATGCGCGATAAAATTCGCCGCACGCTGGAAAGTAATCAACAGGTTTTATTGTTTCTCAATCGCCGTGGTTTCTCGCCAGTGTTAATGTGCCATGACTGCGGCTGGCTAGCTCAATGCCCCAGTTGCGATGCAAAAATGGCACTGCACCAAAATCCGCACCGGCTGCATTGTCATCATTGTGATAATCAACGGCGTTTGCCAGAAACCTGCCCCGACTGTAAAAGTGAAAATATGGTGCCAGTTGGCTTGGGCACTGAACGATTAGAACAAGAACTGGCTCAAACATTCGATGACTGGCCAGTGCTTCGAGTTGATCGAGATTCAACCCGAAAAAAAGGCAGCCTCGATAAAATTCTGCAACAAATTAATGCCGGTGAACCGATGATTTTGCTGGGAACGCAAATGCTGGCCAAGGGCCATCATTTTCCCAAAGTGACTTTGGTCGGCATTCTTGATGTGGACGGGGCTTTTTTCAGTGGTGATTTTAGAGCCGGAGAAAAACTAGCACAGTTGGTCACTCAAGTTGCCGGGCGAGCTGGCCGAGGCGAGCTCGCCGGTGAAGTTTGCCTGCAAAGTCGCCAACCGGAGCACCCTCAATTACAAGGTTTGCTGAAACAGGGCTATAACAGTTGGGCACAGCAAGAGCTGGAATTAAGAGAACAGGCTCTTTTGCCGCCATTTAGTCATATGGCAATGCTACGCGCCGAAGCAATTAACGCCGATTCAGCAAAAAAAATATTACAACCAATGGCAGACTGCCTAAAGCAAATTTCCAGTGGCAGTTTAATGCAAATGGGGCCTTTAGCTGCGCCCATGGAAAAACGGGCCAACCGATACCGGCAACAACTATTGATACAGGCAGATGACCGACGTAGTCTGCATCAGGCGATGGCTATTTTACTGAACCAACCTTGGTTGCAACCAGCCAATAGCCGCTATCGCTGGTCAATTGATATTGATCCGCAAGATTTATATTAA
- a CDS encoding phosphoribosyltransferase codes for MSQTDKIFIDALQLERDCWQLASNIFKEGHDFDVIAGITRGGAQISIYMQEVFALLSGKPKAFTTIHAQSYTGVFEADEEVRVENLKSLAARMNPDSRLLIVDDIFDRGKTFKAVYEKVINEIDCDEAHVMTAALYYKPENNLVDMLPDFYQRTFGSNDWIVLPHELEALSREELAAKGFVWPEGL; via the coding sequence ATGAGCCAGACCGACAAAATCTTCATTGACGCTTTGCAGCTTGAGCGCGATTGCTGGCAGCTAGCTAGCAACATTTTTAAAGAAGGGCACGATTTTGATGTGATCGCCGGTATTACCCGCGGCGGTGCGCAAATCTCAATCTATATGCAAGAAGTGTTTGCCTTACTGTCAGGCAAACCAAAAGCTTTCACGACGATCCATGCTCAGTCTTACACCGGTGTATTTGAAGCCGATGAAGAAGTGCGAGTAGAGAATCTTAAATCATTAGCAGCACGCATGAACCCAGATAGCCGGTTGCTGATTGTTGATGATATTTTTGATCGCGGTAAGACCTTTAAAGCGGTTTACGAAAAAGTGATCAATGAAATTGATTGTGATGAAGCACATGTAATGACTGCAGCGCTTTACTACAAACCAGAGAACAATTTGGTCGATATGTTGCCTGATTTTTATCAGCGCACTTTCGGATCAAATGACTGGATTGTACTGCCCCACGAACTGGAAGCCCTTTCTCGTGAAGAGTTGGCCGCCAAAGGCTTTGTTTGGCCTGAAGGCCTGTAA
- the rpmE gene encoding 50S ribosomal protein L31, giving the protein MKADIHPSYAEISVTCSCGNKFQTNSTGKDLTLDVCSKCHPFYTGKQKVMDTGGRIDRFRQRYAKK; this is encoded by the coding sequence ATGAAAGCTGATATCCATCCTAGCTACGCTGAAATTAGCGTAACTTGCTCTTGCGGCAACAAATTCCAAACCAACTCTACTGGTAAGGACCTGACTCTGGACGTATGTTCCAAGTGTCACCCTTTCTATACTGGTAAGCAGAAAGTTATGGACACTGGTGGACGTATCGACCGTTTCCGTCAGCGTTACGCGAAGAAGTAA
- a CDS encoding malic enzyme-like NAD(P)-binding protein, with protein MSNDQKKAALDYHELPRPGKISVEITKSTTTQHDLAMAYSPGVAEPVRAIAEDPENAYRFTSKGNLVGVITDGTAILGLGNLGALASKPVMEGKGVLFKKFAGIDVFDIEVNSESSQAFIETVVRMAPTFGGINLEDIKGPECFEIEQAIASKLDIPVFHDDQHGTAIIISAGLLNALEVQKKQLSDCKIVIVGAGAAGIAAGHLLRALGMPKQNLLMVDSRGVIHSGRSDLNAYKHAFAVDSECRTLADAMKDADVFIGVSGPNILKAEMLASMADRPVVFALSNPDPEISPELAHQTRDDLIMATGRSDYPNQVNNVLCFPFLFRGALDVRASKINREMQIAAVHAIRNLAKEEVPAEVLQAYGVEKMEFGRDYIIPTPLDLRLIDVVSPAVAQAAIDTGVAQLDYPYSQFPPSHIFCR; from the coding sequence ATGTCCAACGACCAAAAAAAAGCAGCACTGGATTATCACGAGCTGCCACGCCCCGGAAAAATTAGCGTAGAAATCACCAAATCCACTACCACTCAGCATGATCTGGCCATGGCCTACAGCCCGGGTGTCGCAGAACCTGTCCGAGCAATTGCAGAAGATCCAGAAAATGCCTATCGCTTCACCAGCAAGGGTAATCTGGTCGGTGTGATTACCGATGGCACAGCCATTTTGGGCTTGGGCAATCTTGGCGCGCTGGCGTCGAAACCTGTAATGGAAGGCAAGGGTGTTCTGTTCAAGAAATTTGCTGGAATTGATGTATTTGATATCGAAGTGAATTCAGAAAGCTCTCAAGCCTTTATTGAAACTGTGGTTCGCATGGCACCTACTTTCGGTGGCATCAACCTAGAAGACATTAAAGGACCTGAGTGTTTCGAGATTGAACAAGCGATTGCCAGCAAGCTCGATATTCCAGTATTTCATGATGACCAACACGGTACCGCGATTATTATTTCTGCCGGACTGCTCAATGCGCTAGAAGTCCAGAAAAAACAATTGTCTGACTGTAAAATTGTCATTGTAGGTGCTGGTGCTGCTGGCATTGCTGCCGGGCATTTATTGCGCGCGCTGGGCATGCCTAAACAGAATTTATTGATGGTTGATTCTCGTGGTGTGATTCACTCTGGTCGAAGTGATCTGAACGCTTACAAGCATGCTTTTGCTGTGGACAGTGAATGCCGCACGCTAGCAGATGCCATGAAAGATGCCGATGTATTTATTGGAGTCTCTGGGCCAAATATTCTTAAGGCTGAAATGCTGGCCAGCATGGCTGATCGTCCGGTGGTGTTTGCATTGTCAAACCCGGATCCTGAAATTAGCCCTGAGTTGGCGCATCAGACCCGTGATGATTTGATTATGGCGACTGGCAGAAGCGATTATCCCAACCAGGTGAATAACGTTTTATGTTTCCCATTTTTGTTCCGCGGCGCTTTAGATGTTCGTGCCAGCAAAATAAACCGGGAAATGCAGATTGCTGCAGTACATGCGATTCGTAATCTGGCAAAAGAAGAAGTACCCGCGGAAGTGCTGCAGGCTTATGGTGTTGAGAAAATGGAATTTGGCCGGGATTATATTATTCCAACCCCATTGGATTTACGCCTAATCGATGTGGTTTCTCCTGCGGTTGCTCAGGCTGCTATTGATACCGGTGTTGCCCAGTTAGATTACCCTTACAGCCAGTTCCCGCCTTCGCATATTTTCTGTCGTTAA
- the tnpC gene encoding IS66 family transposase — protein MDSIEINKTIAETERLLAKSKSLPPELVAMVRMLMLVVKILLDSKGLNSKNSSIPPSADPNREKKSRAKSNKNPGGQPGHKGSNLSPVKDPDEVLDITIDRSQLPKGKYRVVGSESRQVVDVRITRYVTEYRAQILQDEQGNQFVAEFPQGVTRPIQYGNEFKANAVYMSSYQLIPYERTQKHFAEILDAPIRTGSLANVNPEAFHRLKPFDQLVPTILRAGDLLHADETGVNINGKRKWLHVASNDRWTWIEAHESRGIEAMEAIDILPKFTGLLVHDHWKSYYRFVLCLHVLCNAHHVRELARAHEQDGQQWAKAMEDLLYEMNTAVNEAGGELDEKQCQKWVKRYRKILKAGDRECPAPEPKKADKKGQLKRGKLARSKSRNLLERLRDFEADVLRFMSNTRAPFTNNQGERDFRMSKVQQKISGCFRSWDGVKAYCRIRSYISTCQKNGVGVGEALSLLFAGKWPDFIQEKLDRLV, from the coding sequence ATGGACTCAATCGAAATTAATAAAACCATCGCTGAAACCGAGCGATTGTTAGCCAAAAGCAAAAGCTTACCGCCCGAACTGGTGGCGATGGTTCGTATGCTGATGCTCGTCGTTAAGATATTGCTTGATAGCAAAGGGCTAAACAGCAAAAACTCCAGCATTCCGCCATCGGCAGATCCTAATCGAGAAAAGAAATCGCGCGCCAAAAGCAATAAAAACCCAGGCGGGCAGCCTGGCCATAAAGGCAGTAATTTATCACCGGTGAAAGACCCAGATGAAGTGCTGGATATTACGATTGATCGTAGCCAATTGCCGAAAGGAAAATACCGTGTTGTTGGCAGTGAAAGCCGCCAAGTAGTTGATGTTCGTATTACCCGATATGTCACCGAATATCGGGCGCAGATTCTACAAGACGAGCAGGGTAACCAGTTTGTTGCTGAGTTTCCGCAAGGGGTCACTCGGCCAATACAATATGGCAATGAGTTTAAAGCCAACGCGGTTTATATGTCGAGCTACCAGCTGATTCCTTATGAACGGACTCAAAAGCACTTCGCTGAGATATTGGATGCGCCAATCCGCACCGGTAGCCTTGCCAATGTTAATCCGGAAGCTTTTCATCGACTGAAGCCATTTGATCAGTTAGTACCGACTATTTTGCGTGCTGGAGATTTGCTTCATGCCGATGAGACCGGCGTCAATATCAATGGTAAACGAAAGTGGCTACATGTCGCGAGCAATGACCGCTGGACGTGGATTGAAGCGCATGAATCAAGAGGTATCGAGGCAATGGAAGCGATCGACATCTTGCCTAAATTTACCGGTTTATTGGTACACGATCACTGGAAAAGCTACTACCGATTTGTGCTGTGCTTGCATGTATTGTGTAACGCCCATCATGTACGTGAATTGGCGCGAGCCCATGAGCAAGATGGCCAGCAGTGGGCCAAGGCAATGGAAGATCTGCTTTATGAAATGAATACAGCAGTCAATGAGGCGGGGGGTGAGTTGGATGAAAAGCAGTGTCAAAAATGGGTGAAGCGATATCGAAAAATATTAAAAGCAGGTGACCGGGAATGCCCGGCACCTGAGCCAAAAAAAGCGGATAAAAAAGGTCAATTAAAACGAGGGAAATTAGCACGAAGTAAATCGAGAAATTTATTAGAACGGCTGCGAGATTTTGAAGCAGACGTGCTGCGGTTTATGAGTAATACCCGAGCACCGTTTACCAATAATCAGGGTGAACGGGACTTCCGTATGAGCAAGGTTCAGCAGAAGATATCAGGCTGCTTCCGCTCATGGGATGGCGTGAAAGCGTATTGCAGAATCCGGAGCTATATATCGACCTGCCAAAAAAATGGGGTCGGTGTTGGGGAAGCTTTGTCGTTATTATTTGCGGGTAAATGGCCGGACTTTATTCAGGAGAAATTGGATCGGTTGGTGTGA
- a CDS encoding thioesterase family protein has translation MNLYLRLLLLIARIRTIKQFITLEQASHMHFRVWPHDCDINLHLTNSRYLGMMDLGRTWMLAEMGQLSSVVKRGWKVIMNAQEISYIRELSPFQKFTLETRMVGWDEKYFYVEQRFVSGGKLYAIAHVRGLFIHKRKAVAMGEVLDHLEQSQGSQSPRINQPPQIIAWKQLLEQKKQASLQQA, from the coding sequence ATGAACCTGTATCTACGCCTGTTATTACTGATTGCCAGAATCAGAACCATCAAACAATTTATTACACTTGAACAAGCTAGCCACATGCATTTTCGAGTTTGGCCGCATGATTGCGACATCAATCTACACCTAACCAATTCCCGTTATCTAGGCATGATGGATTTAGGCCGAACTTGGATGCTGGCAGAAATGGGGCAACTTTCTAGCGTGGTCAAACGTGGTTGGAAAGTGATCATGAACGCCCAAGAGATCTCTTATATACGTGAGCTGAGTCCATTTCAAAAGTTTACTCTGGAAACCCGGATGGTCGGCTGGGATGAAAAGTACTTTTATGTAGAGCAGCGCTTTGTCTCAGGCGGTAAGCTTTACGCCATTGCGCATGTGCGTGGTTTATTTATCCACAAACGAAAGGCGGTGGCGATGGGTGAAGTGCTTGATCATTTGGAGCAATCACAAGGCAGCCAATCACCTCGGATTAATCAGCCACCACAGATCATCGCTTGGAAACAATTGCTAGAACAAAAGAAGCAAGCTTCCCTGCAACAAGCATGA